A section of the Saccopteryx leptura isolate mSacLep1 chromosome 6, mSacLep1_pri_phased_curated, whole genome shotgun sequence genome encodes:
- the SPRY4 gene encoding protein sprouty homolog 4, which translates to MEPPIPQSVPLTPSSVMVQPLLDSRVPHSRLQHPLTILPIDQMKTSHVENDYIDNPGLAPPTGSKRTRVGAPELVPMPARCDQDVTHHWISFSGRPSSVSSSSSTSSDQRLLDHMAPPPVADQASPRAVRIQPKVVHCKPLDLKGPAVPPELDKHFLLCEACGKCKCKECASPRTLPSCWVCNQECLCSAQTLVNYGTCMCLVQGVFYHCTNEDDEGSCADHPCSCSRSNCCARWSFMGALSLVLPCLLCYLPATGCVKLAQRGYDHLRRPGCRCKHTNSVICKAATGDAKASRPDKPF; encoded by the coding sequence ATGGAGCCCCCGATCCCACAGAGCGTCCCCTTGACTCCCAGCTCAGTCATGGTCCAGCCCCTTCTTGACAGCCGTGTGCCCCACAGCCGGCTCCAACACCCACTCACCATCCTCCCCATCGACCAGATGAAGACCAGCCACGTGGAGAACGACTACATAGACAACCCTGGCCTGGCACCCCCCACCGGCTCTAAGCGGACCCGGGTGGGGGCCCCAGAGCTGGTCCCTATGCCTGCCCGCTGTGACCAGGATGTTACCCACCACTGGATCTCCTTCAGCGGGCGCCCCAGCTctgtgagcagcagcagcagcacatcCTCTGACCAGCGGCTCCTAGACCACATGGCACCACCGCCCGTGGCTGACCAGGCCTCCCCAAGGGCTGTGCGCATCCAGCCCAAGGTGGTCCACTGCAAGCCGCTGGATCTCAAAGGCCCAGCAGTCCCACCAGAGCTGGACAAACACTTCCTGCTCTGCGAGGCTTGTGGGAAGTGTAAGTGCAAGGAGTGCGCATCGCCCCGGACGTTGCCCTCCTGCTGGGTCTGCAACCAGGAGTGCCTCTGCTCCGCCCAGACCCTGGTCAACTATGGcacctgcatgtgcctggtgCAAGGTGTCTTCTACCACTGCACCAACGAGGACGATGAGGGCTCCTGTGCCGACcacccctgctcctgctcccgTTCAAACTGCTGCGCCCGCTGGTCCTTCATGGGCGCGCTCTCCCTGGTGCTGCCCTGCCTGCTCTGCTACCTGCCTGCCACCGGCTGTGTGAAGCTGGCCCAGCGTGGCTACGACCACCTGCGTCGCCCTGGTTGCCGCTGCAAGCACACGAACAGCGTCATCTGCAAAGCAGCCACCGGCGATGCCAAGGCCAGCAGACCCGACAAGCCTTTTTGA